A DNA window from Capnocytophaga sp. ARDL2 contains the following coding sequences:
- a CDS encoding DUF4298 domain-containing protein, which translates to MTPEQLQNITKMEEILNKIEDFTPKAEQFLKQWQELLPEVQKLNVYYGSDQWRKDYDDANAGKIPQGMPHGVLSEDSAYNALGDQYFLAVDFLKLATKIISREE; encoded by the coding sequence ATGACCCCAGAACAACTACAAAACATCACAAAAATGGAGGAAATCCTCAATAAAATAGAAGATTTCACTCCGAAGGCGGAACAATTTCTGAAACAATGGCAGGAATTGCTTCCCGAAGTACAAAAACTCAACGTCTATTACGGAAGCGACCAATGGCGAAAGGATTATGACGATGCCAACGCAGGTAAAATCCCTCAAGGAATGCCTCACGGCGTACTCTCCGAAGATTCGGCATACAATGCTTTGGGCGACCAATATTTCTTAGCGGTGGATTTCTTAAAATTGGCAACTAAAATCATCTCAAGAGAAGAATAA
- a CDS encoding polysaccharide deacetylase family protein, with product MKKRVIYLALISAMVISCKQNKLKTNEISSENTLENVISSEIPELPETNTIKNIDDEIQVYTINIGNDPNKSHLIASFPITPYDFVNQTERKFTEGLINEFKSELKKYQTQDNNSNLDFNQHFDVKFHNEDFLVFLYTQNVSYGNNYDNRNIASIFDLKNQKKLTAKDLLKEPENFESFISEIRDLAREAIRNFVKNDTSYANDQERKQVLESVEETLVEGTLPTDKNYDALFFDEEGNWHIIFDKYQIASGYMGEFLVKIPKDIIQKYINERFLHLFENKDTVEQAIINNMSTSNSEVDCSKVPCVALTFDDGPSVYTSQLLDILKEENVKATFFVLGKSASVQKNTIKRMIEEGHNIGNHSYDHKDFRKISDQEAIRQIQLTDQIIEKITGEKPKYFRFPYGARNKANLAMVERPVIMWNIDPLDWKYRDADKVASEMSKASPQGIILAHDIHKSTVEAIPKAIKQLKAKGYHIVTLDDLFRHKKMKNGVEYSNGK from the coding sequence ATGAAAAAAAGAGTAATTTATCTTGCACTTATTTCGGCAATGGTGATAAGTTGTAAGCAAAATAAGTTAAAAACCAACGAAATTTCTTCTGAAAACACATTGGAAAATGTTATTTCTTCTGAAATTCCAGAACTTCCTGAAACAAATACGATTAAAAATATTGACGATGAGATTCAGGTATATACCATAAATATAGGCAATGACCCTAATAAAAGTCATTTAATAGCCTCGTTTCCTATCACTCCTTATGATTTTGTAAATCAAACTGAAAGAAAATTTACAGAAGGATTAATAAACGAATTTAAATCAGAATTGAAAAAATATCAAACACAAGACAACAATTCAAATCTTGATTTTAATCAGCATTTTGATGTAAAATTTCATAATGAAGACTTTTTAGTTTTTCTATATACTCAAAATGTTTCTTATGGAAATAATTACGACAACAGAAATATTGCTTCCATTTTTGATTTAAAAAACCAAAAAAAGCTCACAGCTAAAGATTTATTAAAAGAGCCTGAAAATTTTGAAAGTTTTATTTCCGAAATCAGAGATCTTGCTCGTGAGGCAATAAGAAATTTTGTTAAAAATGATACAAGCTATGCCAATGACCAAGAGCGTAAACAAGTCTTGGAATCAGTAGAAGAAACCTTGGTAGAAGGGACATTGCCTACCGATAAAAATTATGATGCCTTATTCTTTGATGAAGAAGGAAATTGGCACATTATTTTTGATAAATATCAAATTGCCAGTGGTTATATGGGTGAATTTCTTGTAAAAATTCCAAAAGATATTATTCAAAAATACATTAACGAACGTTTTTTACATCTATTTGAAAATAAAGACACTGTAGAACAGGCAATTATAAACAATATGAGCACCTCAAATTCTGAGGTTGATTGTTCAAAAGTTCCGTGTGTAGCTCTTACTTTTGATGATGGGCCATCGGTATATACATCTCAACTTTTAGATATATTAAAAGAAGAAAATGTAAAAGCTACCTTTTTTGTATTGGGAAAATCGGCTTCTGTTCAGAAAAATACTATCAAAAGAATGATAGAGGAAGGACACAATATCGGAAATCATTCGTATGATCATAAAGATTTTCGTAAAATTTCTGATCAAGAAGCAATAAGACAAATCCAACTCACCGACCAAATTATTGAAAAAATAACAGGTGAAAAACCTAAATATTTCCGTTTTCCTTATGGAGCTCGTAACAAAGCCAATTTAGCAATGGTTGAAAGACCTGTAATTATGTGGAATATTGACCCCTTAGATTGGAAATACCGCGATGCTGACAAAGTGGCTTCTGAAATGTCAAAGGCTTCACCACAAGGAATCATTTTAGCACACGATATACATAAGTCTACCGTGGAAGCAATCCCTAAGGCTATCAAGCAATTAAAAGCAAAAGGCTATCACATCGTTACATTAGACGATTTGTTTCGTCATAAAAAAATGAAAAATGGTGTGGAATACTCTAATGGAAAATAA
- a CDS encoding DNA alkylation repair protein — protein MFTHYYWILPIGRFVELYGIECFSLSMNAIEEITKRNTGEYVVRPFIRKYPEKSLEIIEKWAKSPNFHLRRLASEGLRPKLPWASKLDTFIENPAPVFQILELLKEDEILFVKKSVANHLTDWLKVNKEAVLPLIHRWKTSENPHTQWIIKRATRKCL, from the coding sequence ATGTTCACGCATTATTACTGGATTTTACCCATTGGGAGATTTGTGGAACTTTATGGTATTGAGTGTTTTAGCCTTTCGATGAACGCCATAGAGGAGATAACTAAAAGAAATACAGGTGAATATGTTGTGCGTCCTTTTATTAGAAAATACCCTGAAAAGTCGCTCGAAATCATTGAAAAATGGGCAAAATCTCCTAATTTTCATTTGCGAAGATTGGCAAGTGAAGGCTTGCGTCCGAAACTCCCTTGGGCGAGTAAATTAGACACTTTTATAGAAAATCCTGCCCCCGTTTTCCAAATTTTGGAACTCCTTAAAGAAGACGAAATACTATTCGTGAAAAAATCCGTTGCCAATCACCTCACCGACTGGCTCAAAGTGAATAAAGAAGCCGTTTTACCTCTTATCCACCGCTGGAAAACTTCCGAAAACCCACACACCCAATGGATTATAAAACGAGCTACGAGGAAGTGTTTATAA
- a CDS encoding restriction endonuclease subunit S, with protein sequence MVRLDEIFDIWYGVNLEVVNCEVTEKGIPFVSRQSTNNGINCNVKPIENITPNPANTLSIAASGSVLTTFFHEYEYYSGRDVYIAKPKKELSKTAMLYYCYVIEQNKYRYNYGRAANRTLRNILVPTFDKLPNEIKNQETEYELSQQPLSNNKISLDERKWEWFLLSDLFKVSRGTRLTKPDREKGNIPFITAGKENEGVACYISNKEMTRYNNAITIDMFGFSCFRNYEFCCDDNILVLKNEKISQFAKIFISTLINNDSYKCAYGRQYRQKTLAKHQIKLPITKTPTGATCPDWQFMEDYIKSLPYSGCL encoded by the coding sequence ATGGTAAGGTTAGACGAGATTTTTGATATTTGGTATGGTGTTAATTTGGAAGTTGTAAATTGTGAAGTTACCGAAAAAGGAATCCCTTTTGTTTCAAGACAATCAACAAATAATGGAATTAATTGTAATGTAAAGCCAATAGAAAATATAACTCCAAATCCAGCAAATACTTTAAGTATTGCCGCAAGTGGTAGCGTACTAACAACCTTTTTTCACGAATATGAATATTATAGTGGAAGAGATGTTTATATAGCTAAACCCAAAAAAGAACTTTCAAAAACAGCAATGCTTTATTATTGCTATGTAATTGAGCAAAATAAATATCGTTATAATTATGGAAGAGCAGCAAACAGGACTTTAAGAAACATTTTAGTCCCAACTTTTGATAAATTACCCAATGAAATCAAAAATCAGGAAACTGAATATGAATTATCCCAACAGCCCCTTTCCAACAATAAAATTTCATTAGACGAAAGAAAATGGGAATGGTTCTTATTGAGTGATTTGTTTAAAGTTTCAAGGGGTACAAGGTTAACAAAACCTGATAGAGAAAAAGGCAATATTCCTTTTATTACGGCAGGAAAAGAAAATGAGGGGGTAGCTTGTTATATTTCCAATAAAGAAATGACAAGGTATAATAATGCTATCACAATAGATATGTTTGGTTTTTCTTGTTTTAGAAACTATGAATTTTGTTGTGATGACAATATTTTGGTATTAAAAAATGAGAAAATTTCACAATTTGCGAAAATATTTATTTCTACTCTGATAAATAATGATAGTTATAAATGTGCTTATGGTCGTCAATATCGCCAAAAAACATTAGCGAAACATCAAATCAAACTTCCAATTACCAAAACGCCCACAGGTGCCACCTGTCCCGATTGGCAGTTTATGGAAGATTACATCAAAAGTTTACCCTATTCTGGGTGTCTTTGA